The Polaribacter sp. KT25b genome contains the following window.
CAATTTAATTTAAAAAATGAAAATAGGATTATATTTTGGTACTTTCAATCCAATTCATGTTGGGCATTTAATCATTGCAAATCACATGGTTGAATATTCTGATTTAGATGAAATTTGGATGGTTGTAACGCCTCATAATCCGTTTAAAAAGAAAAGCTCTTTATTAGAAAATTATCATAGATTCGAATTAGTTTACAGAGCAACAGAAGGTTATGATAAAATTAAACCAACAGACATTGAGTTTAAGTTACCGCAACCAAATTATACCGTTTTTACTTTAGCACATATTACAGAAAATTATCCTGATAAAGAATTTTGCTTGATTATGGGCGAAGACAATTTAAAAAGTTTTCATAAATGGAAGAATTATGAAACTATTTTAGAACATCATCACATTTATGTGTACCCAAGAATTGCAGAAGGAATTGTTGAGCATCAGTTTAAAAATCATCCAAAAATTCATGTAGTTGCTGCGCCAATTGTGCAAATTTCATCTACAATGATTAGAAACGGAATTAAAAATAAAAAGAACGTAAAACCATTATTAACTAAAGAAGTTTGGAAATATATAGATGAAATGAATTTTTATAAAAAATAGTTTCGTTACTTTTACGTTGTATTTAGACATATCAATAAAAACACCATTTTGTGGGAAAACAAAAAAAGAAAAAAGGTAAATTAAAACAAAGACTTACCAATAAATACAGGTTAGTTGTTTTAAATGAAGGCACTTTCGAAGAACGATTTTCTTTAAAATTATCTATGTTAAATATTTTTGTTTTTGGAGGTGTTCTTTCTTTTTTATTAATTTTAGTCACTACTTTTTTCATCACATTTACGCCTATAAAACAATATATTCCTGGTTACTCATCTACAGAATTAAAAATAAAAGCTACAAAATTAGCAATTCAAACAGATTCTTTAAAAAGAAGGTTAACCATTTTACAAGATTTTACAAAAGCTTTACAACCTATTTTAACTGGAGAAATTGAAGCAGAACAACTAGATTCTTTACAATTATTAGACAGAATTCACGTTCAAGACAGTTTATTAAATGCTTCTAAAGAAGATTCTATTTTTAGAGAGAAGATAGATATAGAAGATCGTTTTCCTATTCAGAATAACGCATTATCAAATGTAAAAATTGTCTTTTTTGCTCCTTTAACAGGTACAATTTCTCAAGGTTTTGATATTAAAAAAAATCATTTAGCGGTAGATATTGTTGCTAAAAAAAATACAGCTGTAAAAGCTATTGCAGACGGAACAGTTATTTTTTCTGGCTGGACAACAGAAACGGGTTATGTAATTATTTTAAAACATGCTTACGATTATATTTCTGTTTATAAACACAATGGAAACCTACTAAAACAACAAGGAGATCTTGTAAAATCTGGAGAAGTAATTGCCAGCGTTGGTTCTACAGGAGAACTCTCTACGGGTCCACATTTACATTTTGAACTCTGGAGCGGTGGTTATGCTATTAATCCTACAAACTTGATCGATTTTTAATTATGAGCATAAAGTCTGTATTTGCAATTCCGTTTGCTAAAATTGCCACAAAAAGAGTTTTTAAGTGGGCAAATAATCCGCATAAAACTCAAGAAAAAGTATTTCAAAAATTAATTTCAAAAGCAAAAAATACCGCTTTTGGAAAAGATCATGATTTTAAAAATATTGTTTCTTATGATGACTTTAAAAAACGTGTAAAAGTTACTGATTACGAAGGTTTACGAAGTTATGTAGACAGAGTTGTTGCTGGCGAATCTGATGTTCTTTGGATAGGAAAACCGCTCTATTTTGCCAAAACTTCTGGCACAACTTCTGGTGCAAAATATATACCGATTACAAAAGAATCGATGCCAACGCATATTAAAGCTGCAAGAAATGCTTTGTTATTTTATATAGCAGAAAAGAAAGATGCCAGTTTTGTAAATGGTAAAATGATTTTTTTACAAGGAAGCCCAGTTTTAACTAATAAAAATGGCGTTAAACTTGGACGTTTAAGCGGAATTGTAGCTCATTATGTACCTAAATATTTATTAAAAAATAGATTACCAAGTTGGGAAACTAATTGTATTGAAGATTGGGACACTAAAGTAAATGCAATTGTAGAAGAAACCATTAACGAAGATATGTCTGTAATTAGCGGAATTCCTTCTTGGGTACAAATGTATTTTGAAAAATTAATTGAAAAAACAGGGAAATCGGTTTCAGAATTGTTTCCTAATTTTAACTTCTTTATTTATGGAGGCGTAAATTTTGAACCTTATAAGAATAAGTTTGAAAGCTTAATTGGTAAAAAGATAGATTATATAGAATTATATCCTGCATCCGAAGGATTTATTGCATATCAAGATAGTCAAACAGAAAAAGGAATGTTGTTGCAATTAAACTCAGGAATGTTTTATGAATTTATTCCCGCAACTGAATTTTTTGATGAAAACCCTACAAGAATTTCTTTAAAGGATGTAAAAATGGGGGTAAATTACGCTATCATTTTAAATACAACTGCCGGTCTATGGGGCTATAATATTGGTGATACTGTAGAATTTACATCAACAAAACCTTATAGAATTAAAGTTACTGGTAGAATTAAACACTTTATATCCGCCTTTGGCGAACACGTTATTGGTAAAGAAGTTGAGAAAGCTTTAAACGATGCTATTTCAGGTACAAATATAAATATTAGCGAATTTACAGTTGCACCACAAGTAGAACCAAAAAAGGGTTTACCTTATCATGAGTGGTTTATAGAATTTGAAAATGAACCAGAAAATTTAGAAGAATTTGCATCAAAAATTGATGCTTCTATGCAAGCACAAAACATTTATTATTTCGATTTAATTACAGGTAAAGTTTTGCGTCCTTTAATAATTAGAAAAGTTAAAAAAGGTGGTTTTCATGAATATATGAAATCTATTGGTAAATTTGGAGGACAAAATAAGATTCCGCAATTATCAGACAATAGAAAGATTGCAGATGTTTTAAAAGATTTTTTAGTAGACTAACAACATAATATTACAAAATGGGAGGAGATTATTTATTTCTAGTTTTAGCACTAGGTTTAGTTATTGTTTATTTTTACAACAAATATAGAAGAAGACGTTAATGAGCACAATTAGAATTACAAAACTGTTTAATTTTGAAACAGGACACGCTTTATATGGTTATGATGGTAAATGTAAAAATGTTCACGGGCATTCTTATAAACTTTCTGTAACGGTTTCTGGAAAGCCAATAAAAGACAATACCAATGTAAAATTTGGGATGGTAATTGACTTTGGAGATTTAAAGAAAATTGTAAATGAAGAAGTTGTAGATGTTTTTGATCATGCAACTGTGTTTAATAAGAATACACCTCATATTGAGTTAGCAAAAGAATTAATAGCAAGGGACCATCATGTTATTTTGGTAGACTACCAACCAACAAGCGAAATGATGGTGATTGATTTTGCTAAAAAAATTAAAAGCAGATTACCAGAAAACATCAAATTATATTCTGTAAAGCTACAAGAAACAGATTCAAGTTTTGCAGAATGGTTTGCAAGTGAGAATTAAAATAAAATAGTTTTTTTGAATAATTATCTAAATTATTAAATATTAACTAGTTGCAAATAGATATTATTTTAAGTTAAAATTTTACATGTAAAAGGCGGAAAAAATGATAAAAAAAATGAAAATTTGTTTGTCAGATCACTAAAACATGTTATATTTGCACCGCTCTTAATAAGAACAATATTATCTTTTCAATTAGAATTTTTAATATTCAATTATTTAAGGTTTTAAATAACCGAAAAAAGAGTAGATTAAGCTATCAAGCTTAAGTTCTTTAACATAAAGACTGCGAAAGTAGCTCAGGGGTAGAGCATCACCTTGCCAAGGTGGGGGTCGCGGGTTCAAATCCCGTCTTTCGCTCTATTCAAAATACCAATGCTGAAGTGGTGGAATTGGTAGACACGCTGGACTTAAAATCCAGTGGTCAGTAATGGCCGTATGGGTTCAAGTCCCATCTTCAGTACAATAACCGTTGTTAATCTTATGATTTTCAACGGTTTTTTTTGTTTTAAATTCTCATCACATTTTTATCAAAATTCTTAATAAAAATTATTCATTTAAGAGTTTTAAAACATCAATTGTATTATAGTTTTGCACATGAAAAGTTTTTATACCTGCTTTTTGAGCTCCTTCAATATTGCTAAAGGAATCATCCATAAACAACGTTTCTTCGGCTTTTAAATTACTGTCATTTAAAATGTAATTAAATATCTCTACATCTGGTTTTCTTATTCCGATTTCATGAGAATAATATGCTTTTTTAAATATTTTATTAAAAGATGTTTTATAATCATCTTTAAAATCATCTAAATATTTTTTTTGATGTATACCGTTAGTGTTGCTTAAAAGAAAAATATTATAAGTCTTTTTTATATCATGTAAAAAATCAACGCGATCTTTTGGCATATCTAATATCATTTGATTCCAAGCTTTTTTAATTTCTAGATAACTTGGAGATTTACTAGATAATTTAAGAAGTGATTCTAGAAAAGTGTCTTCAGATATTTTACCAACTTCTAATTCGTAGAAAAATGAATGTTGGTAATTATGACCAGTATTGTTAACAATATTAGTAATACCTAATTCTTTAAAAGCTTTAATCGTTCTAGGAACATCTAAATTCATAATTACACCTCCTAAGTCGAAAACTATATTTTTTATCTTCTTCATTTTTAAAGTATTTACTTGAGTTCGATTTCTATTTAAATAGATTTTAATACAAAATACACTTATGATTATCTACTCTAAAATTACTAAAATATTTTGTATTGCGGATGGGTTTTGTAGAGAATATAAAAAATCTCTGCTACAAACATTTTTCATTTATAATAACTAAGTAAAAACCTAACGTTTCTTGCTTTAGCTAATAATAAATAGCCCCGAGGTTAAACCTCGGGGCTATTTATTATAAAATTAACTAAATAAAAATTTAATAAACTAACTTAAAACAATTAGTTATCAATTAGATCTTCGTTTCTATTTCCTGGATTATCTTTATACCAATCTACATTTGTTGTTCCTCCTGATTCTGCCCATGTACTAAAAAAGTTATAAGCATCTGTAATATCTATTTTTTCTTTTGGAACTTTAAAATCATGAATGATACTTATTGCCCAAGGGAAACCATTATCAGAAATAAAGTTACCATCAGCATCTTTATTTACTCCATCTATTTCAATACCGCTAACTCCTAAACTAGTTACTTTTCTATATGGTAAATGAATTTCTTTTGATCTAACTTTATTAGCAATTATAAAAGGATTAAAAGGTGCAACACCTAAATCTGCTGTACTAATTGGAGTTACAAACTTGATAGAAATAGTGGTTTCGTTTAAAATATTATCAACATCATCTGTTAAAATAATAACAGCATTCTCTTGATTTGCTTCTGTACCATTTGCATTTAAACTTATAAAATTTTGAGTAAAAACAGTTCCTGTAACACTTTCTATTTTAGAAGGATCTAACCCTTCAATTTCAAAACCAATACCGTTTGTAAAACCAGCTCCATTTGCTTTTATGTTACAGATAAAATCTAATCTCACAGCTAAATTATCTGAATTTAAAACTGCAATTGCTTGGTAACTTAAAGCGGCATCATTAAAATCATAATCTCCTGTAGACGGCCATAGATCTTCGAAAGCAATAGTTCCTTTACCATATTTACTTGGCGTAAAAGATTCAAAAGCTGCCTCTGCATCATTTGGAAACGCATCATCTTGATCAAAAATACCATCTCCATCTGAATCAGTTTCATCTTTTACATCTGCATATACTCTAAAAGTTGTTAAATCATTTATAGATCTTCCAAAATCTGTATTATTATTAGCACTTGCTCCATATTGGTATTTCCAACCACCTGTTTGTGTATCCATTATAATTAAATCTGCACTACTAGAACTGTCTGCCAACCATAATTCTTGATTAGAATCAAAAGTCATAGAAGTTGGTTTAAAGGGTAAATTATCTGAACTTATTCTAGTACTTTGATACTCGTTGTTTGTGTCTAAATTTAATTTATAAAGTCCCGAAAATGTACATACAAATAATGTTCCATCATCTGCAAAAGCTAAATCTCCTCCACCTACATCATGAAGACCATTAATTTTCCAAGTGTTTAATAAAGCACCAGTAGACGGATTAAAAGTATAAAGCTTATCTCTATTAGAAAAATATAATAAACCATCAGCAGTATTAAAATCTAATCTAGGGCCTCCAATTCCAAGGTTTGCAACTGTTTCCCAAGTATCATTAAGAATAGAATATTTCATTAAAGGAAATGGACTGCTTCTTCCAATTGAATATAATGTTTTATTTTCTTGATCAATTGCACAAGTCCAACTACCTATAGGCATAGTTGATAAATCTGTAAGTGTACCTGTTAAAGGATCTACTTGAAATAATTGTCCAGATCCATTTACAGAATATAAATAATCGGTAACATCGCTAGTAGATTTAGATTGTAAATTATTTTTAGCTTCAATAGAATTATAAGCTACTTTTTGATCTACAATATCTTTAATTGATGATGAAAAACTTAATTGTTCATTTCTACGGATATATACTTTAGTATAGAATTTAGGTAAGTTAATTGTTTGTATTAAACCTCCATTTTTTGCAACACCCGAAAAAATTAGATTCTCTAACATATCAGATTTATAAACGGTTTCAGTAACTGTTTCTCCTGATTCA
Protein-coding sequences here:
- the nadD gene encoding nicotinate (nicotinamide) nucleotide adenylyltransferase, whose amino-acid sequence is MKIGLYFGTFNPIHVGHLIIANHMVEYSDLDEIWMVVTPHNPFKKKSSLLENYHRFELVYRATEGYDKIKPTDIEFKLPQPNYTVFTLAHITENYPDKEFCLIMGEDNLKSFHKWKNYETILEHHHIYVYPRIAEGIVEHQFKNHPKIHVVAAPIVQISSTMIRNGIKNKKNVKPLLTKEVWKYIDEMNFYKK
- a CDS encoding M23 family metallopeptidase, which produces MGKQKKKKGKLKQRLTNKYRLVVLNEGTFEERFSLKLSMLNIFVFGGVLSFLLILVTTFFITFTPIKQYIPGYSSTELKIKATKLAIQTDSLKRRLTILQDFTKALQPILTGEIEAEQLDSLQLLDRIHVQDSLLNASKEDSIFREKIDIEDRFPIQNNALSNVKIVFFAPLTGTISQGFDIKKNHLAVDIVAKKNTAVKAIADGTVIFSGWTTETGYVIILKHAYDYISVYKHNGNLLKQQGDLVKSGEVIASVGSTGELSTGPHLHFELWSGGYAINPTNLIDF
- a CDS encoding GH3 auxin-responsive promoter family protein gives rise to the protein MSIKSVFAIPFAKIATKRVFKWANNPHKTQEKVFQKLISKAKNTAFGKDHDFKNIVSYDDFKKRVKVTDYEGLRSYVDRVVAGESDVLWIGKPLYFAKTSGTTSGAKYIPITKESMPTHIKAARNALLFYIAEKKDASFVNGKMIFLQGSPVLTNKNGVKLGRLSGIVAHYVPKYLLKNRLPSWETNCIEDWDTKVNAIVEETINEDMSVISGIPSWVQMYFEKLIEKTGKSVSELFPNFNFFIYGGVNFEPYKNKFESLIGKKIDYIELYPASEGFIAYQDSQTEKGMLLQLNSGMFYEFIPATEFFDENPTRISLKDVKMGVNYAIILNTTAGLWGYNIGDTVEFTSTKPYRIKVTGRIKHFISAFGEHVIGKEVEKALNDAISGTNINISEFTVAPQVEPKKGLPYHEWFIEFENEPENLEEFASKIDASMQAQNIYYFDLITGKVLRPLIIRKVKKGGFHEYMKSIGKFGGQNKIPQLSDNRKIADVLKDFLVD
- a CDS encoding 6-carboxytetrahydropterin synthase, whose amino-acid sequence is MSTIRITKLFNFETGHALYGYDGKCKNVHGHSYKLSVTVSGKPIKDNTNVKFGMVIDFGDLKKIVNEEVVDVFDHATVFNKNTPHIELAKELIARDHHVILVDYQPTSEMMVIDFAKKIKSRLPENIKLYSVKLQETDSSFAEWFASEN
- a CDS encoding HAD family phosphatase, translated to MKKIKNIVFDLGGVIMNLDVPRTIKAFKELGITNIVNNTGHNYQHSFFYELEVGKISEDTFLESLLKLSSKSPSYLEIKKAWNQMILDMPKDRVDFLHDIKKTYNIFLLSNTNGIHQKKYLDDFKDDYKTSFNKIFKKAYYSHEIGIRKPDVEIFNYILNDSNLKAEETLFMDDSFSNIEGAQKAGIKTFHVQNYNTIDVLKLLNE
- a CDS encoding LruC domain-containing protein, with translation MKSTINNFLKISFSILLLYGCNNFSEPEVIVAVDEDSNVLSIPAGFDFSTYHDVTISITENDEYAKYDIYAYSDELYDAGTETFENESGETVTETVYKSDMLENLIFSGVAKNGGLIQTINLPKFYTKVYIRRNEQLSFSSSIKDIVDQKVAYNSIEAKNNLQSKSTSDVTDYLYSVNGSGQLFQVDPLTGTLTDLSTMPIGSWTCAIDQENKTLYSIGRSSPFPLMKYSILNDTWETVANLGIGGPRLDFNTADGLLYFSNRDKLYTFNPSTGALLNTWKINGLHDVGGGDLAFADDGTLFVCTFSGLYKLNLDTNNEYQSTRISSDNLPFKPTSMTFDSNQELWLADSSSSADLIIMDTQTGGWKYQYGASANNNTDFGRSINDLTTFRVYADVKDETDSDGDGIFDQDDAFPNDAEAAFESFTPSKYGKGTIAFEDLWPSTGDYDFNDAALSYQAIAVLNSDNLAVRLDFICNIKANGAGFTNGIGFEIEGLDPSKIESVTGTVFTQNFISLNANGTEANQENAVIILTDDVDNILNETTISIKFVTPISTADLGVAPFNPFIIANKVRSKEIHLPYRKVTSLGVSGIEIDGVNKDADGNFISDNGFPWAISIIHDFKVPKEKIDITDAYNFFSTWAESGGTTNVDWYKDNPGNRNEDLIDN